Proteins encoded by one window of Bacillota bacterium:
- a CDS encoding energy-coupling factor transporter ATPase, whose amino-acid sequence MAIRVENLCFTYNPGTPFARPALEDVNLEIGDGEFIGIIGETGSGKSTLIQHFNGLLRPSRGRVLVDGVDIWGKDVRLRDIRQRVGLVFQYPEHQLFEESVFADVAFGPRNMGLGDDEVAERVRRALEMVGLDFQAVKDRSPFELSGGEMRRVAIAGVLAMEPSVLVLDEPVSGLDPRGRDELLRELARLHEEFEYTVVLVSHSMEDVARLAKRLVVMHKGRVAADGSVREVFRMKNLLTDVGLGVPQVTELMHELVRRGKDVKTDVLTVGEAKEELLRLLRGEGRAR is encoded by the coding sequence GTGGCCATAAGAGTGGAAAACCTTTGCTTCACGTACAATCCGGGCACGCCTTTCGCCCGGCCGGCTCTCGAGGACGTAAACCTGGAAATCGGCGACGGGGAGTTCATCGGCATAATTGGGGAGACGGGTTCGGGAAAGTCGACGCTGATCCAGCATTTCAACGGGCTGCTTAGACCCTCACGCGGACGCGTGCTGGTCGACGGCGTGGACATATGGGGGAAGGACGTACGTCTCAGGGACATTCGCCAGCGGGTTGGTTTGGTGTTCCAGTACCCTGAGCACCAGCTGTTCGAGGAGAGCGTGTTTGCCGATGTCGCCTTCGGCCCCAGGAACATGGGCCTGGGCGATGACGAGGTCGCAGAGCGTGTGAGACGGGCTTTGGAGATGGTGGGCCTTGACTTCCAGGCTGTCAAGGACCGGTCACCATTCGAGCTCTCGGGCGGTGAAATGAGGCGCGTCGCGATAGCGGGAGTACTGGCCATGGAGCCATCCGTGCTCGTTCTGGACGAGCCCGTGTCAGGGCTGGATCCACGGGGCAGGGACGAGTTGCTTAGGGAACTCGCGAGGTTGCACGAGGAATTCGAATACACAGTCGTGCTGGTGTCCCATAGCATGGAGGACGTTGCGAGACTCGCCAAGAGGCTTGTAGTGATGCACAAGGGGAGGGTGGCGGCCGACGGGTCCGTACGAGAGGTCTTCCGAATGAAGAATCTCCTGACAGATGTCGGTCTCGGGGTTCCGCAAGTGACGGAACTCATGCATGAGCTCGTGAGGCGCGGCAAGGACGTGAAGACAGACGTCCTGACGGTGGGAGAGGCCAAGGAGGAGCTCCTGAGGCTGCTGAGGGGTGAAGGTCGTGCTCGGTAA